Proteins found in one Paenibacillus dendritiformis genomic segment:
- a CDS encoding ABC transporter ATP-binding protein: MGQPILQVTGLEKRFNDFRALQDISFEIFPGEIVCFLGPNGAGKSTTINILAALLRYDGGEIRFQGERVEKHPARLKESLGIVPQDIAIYENIPAEANVRFFASLYGLRGEALQRAVEEALDFVGLSGRKGEKPKTFSGGMKRRLNIACAIAHKPRLIIMDEPTVGIDPQSRNHILESIKALRDEGASIIYTTHYMEEVEEIATRIIIIDHGRIIARGTKDELKEQLEEEKLYDVEVEDASVANPDELYRIDGVKKVYVDNNRIRITTLKGIENLDKIIALLMSQGMKIINMTSVAASLEMVFLKLTGRTLRD, encoded by the coding sequence ATGGGTCAACCGATATTGCAGGTGACGGGGTTGGAGAAGCGCTTCAACGATTTCCGCGCCTTGCAGGACATTTCGTTCGAGATTTTTCCGGGAGAAATCGTATGCTTTCTCGGGCCGAACGGAGCGGGGAAAAGCACGACCATCAACATTTTAGCTGCGTTATTGCGATATGACGGCGGGGAGATCCGGTTCCAGGGGGAACGGGTGGAGAAGCACCCGGCCCGCTTGAAGGAGAGCCTCGGCATCGTCCCGCAAGATATCGCGATATATGAGAATATTCCGGCGGAGGCGAATGTAAGGTTCTTCGCCTCCTTGTACGGATTGCGCGGCGAAGCGCTCCAGCGGGCCGTCGAGGAAGCGCTTGACTTCGTCGGGTTGTCCGGGCGGAAGGGGGAGAAGCCGAAGACGTTCTCCGGCGGCATGAAGCGCCGGTTGAATATTGCCTGCGCGATTGCGCACAAGCCCCGCCTCATCATTATGGATGAGCCAACCGTTGGGATCGATCCGCAGTCGCGCAATCATATATTGGAATCGATCAAGGCGCTGCGCGACGAGGGGGCAAGCATCATTTATACGACGCATTATATGGAAGAGGTCGAAGAGATTGCGACCCGCATTATCATCATCGATCATGGCCGCATCATCGCCAGAGGCACGAAGGACGAACTGAAGGAGCAGCTCGAGGAAGAGAAGCTCTACGATGTCGAAGTGGAGGACGCCAGCGTCGCCAATCCGGATGAACTGTACCGGATCGATGGCGTCAAAAAGGTGTACGTGGACAACAACCGCATCCGGATTACGACCTTAAAAGGAATCGAGAACCTCGATAAAATCATTGCGCTTCTGATGAGCCAAGGTATGAAAATTATCAATATGACGAGCGTGGCCGCCAGCCTGGAAATGGTCTTTCTCAAACTGACCGGCCGGACGCTGCGGGATTGA
- a CDS encoding alpha/beta hydrolase family protein — protein sequence MRPFELLLVLSSFTLLLTVRCSGRLGQRMAWGAGLASAALVALQLALEGYRWPLIPVYMVTGSLIPILLFKVFRTRARFRLPRPVAFSGYAVAVMLLGVSVALLSFFPVFHFAKPNGAYEAGTMTFHFTDERREEMHTASAADHRELVVQIWYPAVPADRQETGHLFPESEDSFNRMMSSFAEKMHVPAFVLDYWKYIRTNSYVEADPRQDAAPYPVVILSHGMGTSRLLHTSQAEQLASHGYMVVAPDHTYNTMATAFPDGRVTGFEEPFSASGFFDTAPSTGAVWSQDVDFIIDQLELLHDGTISSPLQGTIDLNRIGMMGHSFGGATAFEAVYSNPRIKAGINMDGALYNPDNKGTLPKPFLFMEAEDFMARKRQIEQMNETITDEELKKMYLTREILHGLKTQYSLIDRVAQQGATLVYIEGAAHYNFTDFPLFSNLLRYTGMAGDLKGTRGADIINQYVLDFFNKHLKGTGGKLLQGPSAEYPEVKFPYLSERQKRPMGQ from the coding sequence ATGAGACCGTTTGAGCTGCTATTGGTTCTATCCAGCTTCACACTGCTGCTGACCGTCAGATGCTCCGGCCGCCTTGGGCAGCGGATGGCTTGGGGGGCGGGCCTTGCAAGCGCGGCGCTCGTTGCCCTTCAGCTTGCCCTCGAGGGGTATCGGTGGCCGTTGATTCCCGTGTATATGGTGACGGGATCGCTGATCCCCATTTTGCTCTTCAAGGTTTTTCGCACACGCGCTCGCTTTCGGCTCCCGCGGCCCGTTGCATTTAGCGGCTATGCTGTTGCCGTGATGCTGCTGGGTGTGTCGGTAGCGCTCCTATCCTTCTTTCCGGTCTTTCATTTCGCGAAGCCGAACGGAGCCTATGAAGCAGGAACCATGACATTTCATTTTACGGATGAACGCCGTGAAGAAATGCATACCGCATCCGCCGCTGACCACAGAGAGCTCGTCGTTCAGATCTGGTATCCGGCTGTCCCTGCCGATCGGCAAGAGACCGGGCATCTGTTTCCGGAATCGGAAGACAGCTTCAATCGGATGATGTCATCGTTTGCGGAGAAAATGCATGTGCCTGCTTTCGTATTGGACTATTGGAAATATATCCGCACCAACTCCTATGTCGAGGCCGATCCCCGCCAGGACGCGGCGCCTTACCCCGTCGTCATCCTCAGCCATGGAATGGGAACGTCCCGGCTGCTGCATACGTCGCAGGCGGAGCAGCTGGCCAGTCACGGCTATATGGTCGTTGCCCCGGATCATACGTATAACACGATGGCCACCGCTTTTCCGGATGGACGCGTCACCGGCTTCGAGGAACCGTTCTCGGCGTCAGGATTTTTTGATACCGCTCCCAGCACGGGTGCCGTATGGTCGCAAGATGTAGACTTCATCATCGATCAACTGGAATTGCTCCATGACGGCACGATTTCAAGTCCGTTGCAAGGGACAATCGACCTGAACCGGATCGGCATGATGGGGCATTCGTTCGGAGGGGCCACGGCGTTTGAAGCCGTCTATTCGAATCCGCGCATTAAAGCCGGCATCAACATGGATGGCGCTCTGTATAATCCGGATAACAAAGGAACTCTTCCGAAGCCGTTTCTATTTATGGAAGCGGAGGATTTTATGGCGAGAAAGCGGCAAATCGAGCAGATGAACGAGACGATCACGGACGAAGAATTGAAGAAGATGTACTTAACGAGGGAGATACTGCACGGATTGAAAACGCAATACAGCCTGATCGATCGCGTGGCGCAGCAGGGAGCGACGCTGGTTTACATCGAAGGGGCGGCCCATTATAATTTCACGGATTTCCCGCTATTCTCGAACCTGCTCCGCTACACTGGCATGGCGGGTGACTTGAAGGGGACGAGAGGAGCAGACATAATCAATCAATATGTGCTCGATTTCTTCAACAAGCATCTCAAGGGAACCGGGGGCAAGCTCCTGCAGGGACCGAGCGCGGAGTACCCGGAGGTGAAGTTCCCATATCTGTCGGAGCGGCAGAAGCGGCCTATGGGCCAATAG
- a CDS encoding ABC transporter permease, translating to MPSALYRFHVILKRDIVNLALNPVLLLSNTVFPLLLMLILGYLTRSIYGGGEVSSYDYYGVTIVIFASLNVSMIASNSFMEKSLRKSNLRILHAPVRTSYLYISKFAATFFFSTLCTLLLLALAHWVLNVHYGGSGWIVVALILIGFNLFSSALGVLMCCLFRSEETSNKILSFVNNLLALIGGLFFQWDGLGRAAEILSYLSPVKWVAEAVFRVIYDQDAGMALPLLGGFAAGSLVLLWGCSRIFHAEDYV from the coding sequence ATGCCGTCAGCTCTGTATAGATTCCATGTCATCCTGAAGCGCGATATCGTTAATCTGGCGCTAAATCCGGTGCTCCTCTTGTCGAATACGGTGTTCCCGCTGTTGCTGATGCTCATACTCGGTTATTTGACCCGTAGCATCTATGGCGGCGGCGAAGTCTCTTCCTACGATTATTACGGGGTGACCATTGTCATCTTTGCGTCCCTGAACGTATCGATGATTGCCTCGAACAGCTTCATGGAGAAGAGCTTGAGGAAGAGCAACTTGCGGATCCTGCACGCGCCTGTGCGGACTTCCTATCTGTATATCTCGAAATTCGCAGCCACCTTCTTCTTCTCGACGTTGTGCACGCTGCTGCTGCTTGCCCTGGCCCACTGGGTGCTCAATGTTCACTATGGCGGCAGCGGCTGGATCGTGGTCGCGCTGATTCTCATCGGCTTCAATCTGTTCTCCTCCGCCCTCGGCGTGCTGATGTGCTGCCTGTTCCGAAGCGAGGAGACAAGCAATAAAATATTGAGCTTCGTCAATAACCTGCTTGCCCTGATCGGAGGCCTGTTCTTCCAATGGGACGGCCTGGGACGCGCCGCGGAGATACTATCCTATCTCTCGCCGGTGAAGTGGGTGGCGGAAGCGGTCTTCCGCGTCATCTACGATCAGGATGCCGGCATGGCGCTGCCGTTGCTGGGCGGCTTCGCCGCCGGATCGCTTGTGCTGCTGTGGGGCTGCAGCAGGATCTTTCATGCGGAGGACTATGTATGA
- a CDS encoding LuxR C-terminal-related transcriptional regulator, which yields MDSIRLISAKLMAPVPRKHYIRRERLFAKLRQLQECKVVVVQGSAGSGKTTLLTSYMKESGQRHFRWIALDEDNNDLYSFWYYVLGALKEDLGSSTENLYQVFEAIPHKHDMETILTLIVNQLHRMEALTLVLDDAHVLDKEEVLRSLEFFIKYSPEQVRLVLLSREAPKLYLGEWMMDGQYAEINESELKFSDEEAAQFLQQTLALEVDHDTAGRLNEQTEGWAGGLQLIALAMSHKTEMPPGEGSGVNKYMVTYLSNEILRSLDGDETRFLLHTSILNYFDEAICNGLLGIRDARMFIDRLQDRNLFLVTIDETAGLYRYHHLFREFLRYRLSTEGEEAIHALHAKAAAIYEQRGDQAESVKHYIQARRYPEAMDVIARMPQSMQGWVLLRQIPLAWLSDNRDLLFQRLFYHFCIQEFDQCRLLLEALEPEPGREGDGSILQFTRFFMDEAGPGLDFEPLSLQEMEPIGFSDATSAIIYVTSSMMLGLRDQYAQALHCVEQALDLEERNPNPYIRFFALTCKSQLLEAIGEFAACERLYAALFQLIEDHPYLSPAMATILIGIGGINMKMMRLEEAEHWFGKVKRQFPANYPSMDMGYAYNRLEMALFRGDTRATQELMRELWEEPAFRHHPYYHLSLLRYQLILGEPDAELLQRFLARVQEGEARGRLRYDERLLYARVLAARGEAEEALKQTDDILMQVRKRKLPLILVDALLHKIIILHQEGSRRRPEILNLIREAVHYSYANEIAYLYLLAGEAAQQALRQLLQEKEQDLLAKEKAFIQRVSSFWKRDSGGGDVLSERELEVLQAAASGLRNKEIGVQLCISVATVKTHMIHIYSKLQASNRVEAVEKARQLGLLT from the coding sequence ATGGATAGCATCAGGTTGATTTCCGCCAAGCTTATGGCGCCGGTTCCGCGCAAGCATTATATTCGGAGGGAGCGGCTGTTCGCCAAGCTGCGGCAGTTGCAGGAATGCAAGGTCGTTGTCGTGCAGGGATCCGCCGGGAGCGGGAAGACGACGCTGCTCACCTCCTATATGAAGGAGTCGGGCCAGCGTCATTTCCGCTGGATTGCGCTGGACGAGGATAATAATGACCTGTACTCGTTCTGGTATTATGTGCTGGGGGCCTTGAAGGAGGATCTAGGCAGCAGCACTGAGAACTTGTATCAAGTATTCGAAGCGATCCCGCACAAGCATGATATGGAAACGATCTTGACGTTGATCGTGAATCAGCTCCATCGGATGGAAGCGCTCACGCTTGTCCTGGACGATGCTCATGTCCTTGATAAGGAGGAGGTGCTTCGTTCCCTTGAATTTTTCATCAAATATAGCCCGGAGCAGGTCCGGCTCGTGCTGCTGAGCCGCGAAGCGCCGAAGCTGTATTTGGGTGAATGGATGATGGACGGCCAATATGCGGAAATCAATGAATCCGAACTGAAATTTTCTGATGAGGAGGCGGCTCAGTTCCTGCAGCAAACGCTGGCATTGGAGGTTGATCATGATACGGCCGGCAGATTGAATGAGCAGACGGAAGGCTGGGCGGGAGGACTGCAGCTTATTGCGCTTGCGATGTCCCATAAGACGGAGATGCCACCTGGCGAGGGCAGCGGAGTGAACAAATATATGGTGACGTATTTGTCCAATGAGATTCTTCGCTCGCTGGACGGGGATGAGACGCGGTTCTTGCTGCATACGTCCATTCTGAACTATTTTGATGAAGCGATCTGCAATGGTCTGCTTGGGATAAGGGATGCCAGGATGTTCATCGACCGGTTGCAGGACAGAAATCTGTTCCTGGTCACGATTGATGAGACGGCCGGTTTATACCGGTATCATCATTTATTCCGCGAGTTTTTGCGCTATCGGCTGTCCACGGAAGGCGAGGAGGCGATTCACGCTTTGCATGCCAAGGCCGCGGCGATCTATGAGCAGCGGGGCGACCAGGCTGAGAGCGTGAAGCATTATATCCAGGCTCGGCGGTATCCGGAAGCGATGGATGTGATCGCCCGCATGCCGCAGTCGATGCAGGGCTGGGTGCTGCTAAGGCAGATTCCGCTGGCATGGTTGAGCGATAACCGGGATTTGCTGTTCCAGCGGCTGTTCTATCATTTCTGTATTCAGGAGTTCGATCAATGCAGATTGCTGCTGGAAGCGCTGGAGCCGGAGCCCGGCAGGGAAGGGGATGGCAGCATCCTGCAGTTCACCCGCTTCTTCATGGACGAGGCCGGTCCCGGCTTGGACTTCGAGCCCTTGTCGCTGCAGGAGATGGAACCGATCGGCTTCTCGGATGCGACAAGTGCGATTATTTATGTAACGAGTTCCATGATGCTCGGTCTCCGGGATCAATACGCGCAAGCGCTTCATTGTGTCGAGCAGGCGCTGGACCTGGAGGAGCGCAACCCGAACCCGTATATCCGCTTCTTCGCGTTGACGTGCAAGAGCCAGCTGCTTGAAGCCATCGGCGAGTTCGCTGCGTGCGAGCGGCTGTATGCAGCGTTATTCCAACTGATCGAGGATCATCCTTATCTGTCACCGGCGATGGCGACGATTCTGATTGGAATCGGCGGCATTAATATGAAAATGATGCGGCTCGAGGAGGCGGAACACTGGTTCGGAAAGGTGAAGCGCCAATTCCCGGCCAATTACCCTTCCATGGATATGGGGTATGCCTACAATCGGTTGGAAATGGCCTTGTTCCGCGGGGACACGCGTGCGACGCAGGAGCTGATGAGAGAGCTGTGGGAGGAGCCGGCGTTCCGCCATCATCCCTACTACCATCTATCGCTGTTAAGATACCAGCTGATACTCGGTGAGCCGGATGCCGAGCTGCTGCAGCGGTTCCTGGCACGAGTGCAGGAAGGGGAAGCAAGAGGCCGGCTGCGCTATGACGAGCGGCTGCTCTATGCGAGAGTGCTGGCCGCCCGGGGAGAAGCGGAGGAAGCGCTGAAGCAGACCGATGATATTCTAATGCAGGTGCGTAAGCGCAAGCTTCCGCTGATCCTGGTCGATGCACTGCTGCACAAGATAATCATTCTGCATCAAGAAGGCTCCCGGCGCAGGCCCGAAATCTTGAATCTCATCCGGGAAGCCGTCCATTACAGCTATGCGAACGAGATTGCCTATCTCTACCTGTTGGCCGGAGAAGCAGCGCAGCAGGCGCTCCGTCAGCTGCTGCAGGAGAAGGAACAGGATCTGCTGGCGAAGGAGAAGGCGTTCATTCAGCGGGTCAGCTCGTTCTGGAAGCGGGATTCCGGCGGAGGAGATGTGCTGAGCGAGCGCGAACTCGAGGTGCTGCAAGCCGCGGCCTCAGGGCTGAGGAACAAGGAGATCGGGGTGCAGCTCTGCATTTCGGTTGCCACGGTCAAGACCCATATGATCCATATCTATTCCAAGCTCCAAGCCTCCAACCGGGTTGAAGCGGTCGAGAAGGCGCGGCAGCTTGGATTGTTGACCTGA
- a CDS encoding ABC transporter permease — translation MAYVLHQNWLRLMSRKAIVAITSVMTIAAVAAALLLTSSNDSRGSLVFVSAASEAQEASIAGLHDFQVKRLAEAPRRSELVRNKYDAVIIDEGDGSYTIETIKSEEYATMVRQALEHPDQPLPEAEKRGTGANVAGFIMMFVLLQGMFYMNFFAEDKVQGTLRRIVASPMSVMTYLAAQVLFCFLLISVPAYLCIAGARLLLHADIGFTLLQYSWLITVLSLLAAAFALFITVCIDEIDNAVTTASSLILVTSLLSGGFYTVEHEGVMNMLTYWLPQRQYMAAVTSLERGAAYGDAVWPVLYVLVLSGILFAAGAMICRRRCRAGRY, via the coding sequence ATGGCATATGTTTTGCATCAAAATTGGTTGAGACTGATGAGCCGCAAGGCGATTGTGGCGATTACGTCGGTCATGACGATCGCTGCGGTGGCCGCTGCGCTGCTGTTGACATCGTCGAATGATTCGAGAGGCAGTCTCGTCTTCGTATCCGCCGCTTCCGAAGCGCAAGAGGCTTCCATCGCCGGATTGCACGACTTCCAGGTGAAGCGGCTTGCGGAAGCGCCGCGCAGGTCCGAGCTGGTGCGCAACAAATATGATGCCGTCATCATCGATGAAGGGGACGGGAGCTATACAATCGAGACGATTAAGAGCGAGGAGTATGCCACGATGGTGCGCCAAGCGCTGGAGCATCCGGATCAGCCGCTGCCGGAAGCGGAGAAGCGGGGCACCGGTGCGAACGTTGCCGGGTTTATCATGATGTTCGTACTGCTGCAGGGCATGTTCTATATGAATTTCTTTGCGGAGGACAAGGTTCAGGGCACGCTGCGGCGAATTGTGGCCTCTCCGATGTCCGTCATGACCTATCTTGCGGCTCAGGTCCTGTTCTGCTTCCTGCTTATCAGCGTGCCGGCCTATCTGTGCATTGCGGGAGCAAGACTCCTTCTGCATGCCGATATCGGCTTCACCCTGTTGCAGTATAGCTGGCTTATCACTGTATTGTCCCTGCTGGCCGCCGCATTCGCGCTGTTCATCACGGTCTGTATCGACGAAATCGACAATGCGGTCACAACGGCCTCCAGCCTGATTCTCGTCACTTCGCTTCTGTCCGGCGGCTTCTACACCGTAGAGCATGAAGGGGTGATGAACATGCTTACCTATTGGCTCCCGCAGCGGCAGTATATGGCTGCCGTGACCAGCTTGGAGCGGGGAGCTGCGTATGGAGACGCGGTCTGGCCTGTGCTGTATGTGCTCGTTCTGTCCGGCATCCTGTTCGCGGCTGGCGCCATGATCTGCAGAAGAAGATGCCGGGCAGGAAGATATTGA
- a CDS encoding GNAT family N-acetyltransferase: protein MIQYARCTETAMELTYEAFRIGFSDYIVPMEIKQEDFVKRFFGPEGNQPEHSFIALDDGKPVGVILGGVKQYEGRQTMRCGTLAIHPDYRGSGISKELFARHKEEAIACGCTQLFLEVIVGNDRAIHFYRKLGYRKIYDLSYYQLKDLSGLAAAHVEGLEVKSLSHERFEQEIRGWLHFHINWQNDADYIRLSENNSFVAAYLDEKLVGGMCVNQSGKISFLYVDPAYRSRGIASAMLGEGSRMLNLAGLSIGFPNNHGLEGFLLGKGFEKNKFEQYEMYLFL, encoded by the coding sequence ATGATTCAATACGCTCGCTGCACGGAAACGGCAATGGAGTTAACTTATGAAGCGTTTCGCATCGGATTTTCCGACTACATCGTACCGATGGAGATCAAGCAGGAAGACTTCGTCAAGCGATTCTTCGGCCCGGAAGGGAATCAGCCGGAGCATTCGTTCATCGCGCTGGACGACGGGAAGCCGGTCGGGGTTATTCTCGGAGGAGTCAAGCAGTACGAAGGACGCCAGACGATGCGGTGCGGGACATTGGCCATTCATCCCGATTACCGCGGCAGCGGCATCAGCAAAGAGCTGTTCGCCCGGCATAAGGAGGAGGCGATTGCTTGCGGCTGCACCCAGCTTTTCCTGGAAGTAATCGTCGGGAACGATCGCGCGATCCATTTTTATCGTAAGCTCGGTTATCGCAAAATATATGATCTGTCGTATTATCAGTTAAAGGATCTGTCAGGATTGGCGGCGGCACATGTGGAGGGGCTAGAAGTAAAGAGCCTGTCGCATGAACGGTTTGAACAAGAGATTCGGGGTTGGCTTCACTTTCATATCAATTGGCAGAATGATGCCGACTATATTCGGCTGTCGGAAAACAACTCCTTCGTCGCCGCCTATCTGGACGAGAAGCTGGTTGGCGGAATGTGCGTGAACCAGAGCGGGAAAATCAGCTTCTTGTACGTCGACCCGGCCTATCGCAGCCGAGGCATCGCGTCGGCGATGCTGGGGGAAGGCAGCCGCATGCTCAACCTCGCCGGCTTATCAATAGGTTTTCCGAACAACCACGGGTTGGAAGGGTTCCTGCTTGGCAAGGGCTTCGAGAAGAACAAGTTTGAGCAATATGAAATGTATTTGTTTTTGTAA
- a CDS encoding DUF1854 domain-containing protein: MPLPRGERTCPRCKDHRKVLTRMLSYARQYKKQMPLAASMLIVTTLIELITPYITKVIVDGVLQNRISLGVLMVIRTVQVRHHHDLWISQLETDAGQMLMTMRNLHEHVQLHVADRLLLTDVHGRRAEIRDLQALDGASKKWLEDVFR; this comes from the coding sequence ATGCCGCTGCCCCGCGGGGAACGAACCTGCCCCCGGTGCAAGGATCATCGCAAAGTGCTGACGCGGATGCTCAGCTACGCCCGCCAATATAAAAAGCAAATGCCGCTCGCCGCCTCGATGCTCATCGTCACCACGTTGATTGAGCTGATCACGCCCTACATAACGAAGGTGATCGTCGATGGCGTGCTGCAGAACCGGATATCGCTCGGCGTCCTGATGGTAATCCGGACTGTGCAAGTGCGGCACCATCATGATCTGTGGATATCGCAGCTGGAGACGGATGCCGGCCAGATGCTGATGACGATGCGCAATCTGCATGAACATGTACAGCTTCACGTGGCGGACCGTCTGCTCTTGACGGATGTACATGGAAGACGCGCGGAGATTCGCGATCTTCAGGCGCTGGATGGCGCCAGCAAAAAATGGCTAGAGGATGTGTTCAGATGA